A genomic window from Chitinophaga pollutisoli includes:
- the htpG gene encoding molecular chaperone HtpG: MQKGAIRVQTENIFPIIKKFLYSDHDIFLRELVSNAVDATQKLKTLASVGEFKGETGDIAITVSLDKDKKNITISDRGVGMTAEEVDKYINQVAFSGAEEFVKKYKGQGEGANIIGHFGLGFYSSFMVSSQVEIFTKSWRPDAKAVRWECDGSPEYQLEETEKETRGTDIVLHINEESEEFLDEHRIRTILEKFCRFLPVPIQFQGEQINNTTPAWVKKPSELTSDNYQAFYKELYPFAEPPLFWIHLNVDYPFNLTGILYFPKITKTYEIQKDKISLYSNQVFVTDEVKNIVPEFLMLLHGVIDSPDIPLNVSRSYLQGDPNVKKINAHITKKVADKLDEMFRTDRKSFEEKWEHIALFVKYGMMTEDKFLDKASKFHLLEDIDGVFYTLEEYRTAAAGLQTNKEGKLVILYATNPVQQDSYISAAKARGYKVVKMETMVDAGFINQMELKWENVVFTRVDADITDNLINPGSAAQSVLSEEQEGKLKDLFGKQVPLAGVKVELKGLGEQDQPVIVTRGELMRRMKDMAAMGGSAASWYAGMPDEITMTVNANHPIYQRILGEGDGSLQEKQVRNLADLALLSQGLLTGADLTAFVNRSVELMEK; this comes from the coding sequence ATGCAGAAAGGTGCTATACGTGTACAAACGGAGAACATTTTCCCCATCATCAAAAAATTCCTCTATTCCGATCACGACATTTTCCTGCGCGAACTGGTCAGCAACGCGGTGGACGCCACCCAGAAGCTCAAAACCCTGGCCAGCGTAGGCGAATTCAAAGGAGAAACCGGCGACATCGCCATTACCGTTTCCCTCGACAAAGACAAAAAAAACATCACGATCTCCGACCGCGGCGTAGGCATGACCGCCGAAGAAGTCGACAAATACATCAATCAGGTCGCTTTTTCCGGCGCGGAAGAGTTCGTGAAAAAATATAAAGGCCAGGGCGAAGGCGCCAACATCATCGGCCACTTCGGCCTCGGCTTCTACTCCTCCTTCATGGTATCTTCCCAGGTGGAAATTTTTACCAAATCCTGGCGCCCCGACGCCAAGGCCGTTCGATGGGAATGCGACGGCAGCCCGGAATACCAGCTCGAAGAAACCGAAAAAGAAACCCGCGGAACCGATATCGTATTGCATATCAACGAAGAAAGCGAAGAATTCCTCGACGAGCACCGCATCCGTACCATCCTCGAAAAATTCTGCCGCTTCCTCCCCGTTCCCATCCAGTTCCAGGGAGAACAAATCAACAATACCACACCGGCATGGGTGAAAAAGCCTTCGGAGCTGACCTCCGACAATTACCAGGCCTTCTACAAAGAGCTGTACCCCTTCGCGGAGCCGCCCCTGTTCTGGATTCACCTCAACGTGGATTATCCCTTCAACCTCACCGGCATCCTGTATTTCCCCAAGATCACGAAGACTTACGAGATCCAGAAAGATAAGATCAGCCTGTATTCCAACCAGGTGTTCGTGACCGATGAGGTGAAAAACATCGTGCCCGAGTTCCTCATGCTGCTCCATGGCGTGATCGACTCCCCGGATATTCCCCTGAATGTAAGCCGCAGCTACCTCCAGGGCGATCCTAACGTAAAGAAAATCAACGCGCATATCACCAAAAAAGTTGCCGACAAGCTGGACGAAATGTTCCGGACCGACCGGAAGTCTTTCGAGGAAAAATGGGAACACATCGCCCTGTTCGTGAAATACGGGATGATGACCGAAGATAAGTTCCTCGACAAAGCCAGCAAGTTCCATCTCCTGGAAGATATCGACGGCGTTTTCTATACCCTCGAAGAATACCGCACCGCGGCTGCCGGTCTGCAAACCAACAAGGAAGGCAAACTGGTGATCCTCTACGCCACCAATCCCGTTCAGCAGGATAGTTATATTTCCGCCGCCAAGGCGAGGGGATATAAAGTTGTGAAGATGGAAACGATGGTAGACGCAGGTTTCATCAACCAGATGGAACTCAAATGGGAAAACGTTGTGTTCACCCGCGTGGATGCCGACATCACCGATAACCTCATCAACCCCGGTTCCGCCGCCCAAAGCGTGTTGAGCGAAGAGCAGGAAGGCAAGCTGAAAGACCTTTTCGGTAAACAGGTGCCCCTTGCCGGCGTGAAAGTGGAGCTGAAAGGCCTCGGCGAGCAGGACCAGCCCGTGATCGTGACCCGCGGCGAACTGATGCGCCGGATGAAAGACATGGCCGCAATGGGCGGATCGGCCGCGAGCTGGTATGCCGGCATGCCCGACGAAATCACCATGACCGTCAACGCCAATCATCCCATCTATCAGCGCATCCTCGGCGAAGGCGACGGATCATTGCAGGAGAAACAGGTGCGCAACCTGGCCGATCTTGCACTGCTCTCCCAGGGCCTCCTGACCGGCGCGGATCTCACGGCTTTCGTGAACCGGAGTGTGGAGCTGATGGAGAAATAA
- a CDS encoding prolyl oligopeptidase family serine peptidase produces the protein MGRAQFEVLYSQVLKDYNVDSSRIYLTGLSMGGYGTWSWVLNKPERFAAVVPICGEGTPSKACVLKSKPVWVFHNADDPTVPVKGSRDMVNAIRNCGGTLVKYTENATGGHNAWTKAYSDPALYTWLNQQKK, from the coding sequence GTGGGACGTGCCCAGTTTGAAGTCCTCTACAGCCAGGTGCTGAAGGATTATAACGTGGATTCTTCGCGGATCTATTTGACGGGCCTGAGCATGGGCGGGTATGGCACCTGGAGCTGGGTGTTGAACAAACCGGAGCGCTTTGCCGCGGTGGTACCCATCTGCGGGGAGGGTACTCCTTCAAAAGCTTGTGTGTTAAAGAGCAAACCGGTGTGGGTTTTCCACAATGCAGACGACCCTACCGTTCCTGTCAAAGGCTCCCGGGATATGGTGAATGCCATCCGGAATTGCGGCGGAACCCTGGTTAAATACACGGAAAATGCGACCGGCGGACATAACGCCTGGACGAAAGCATATAGTGATCCCGCACTGTATACGTGGTTAAATCAACAGAAGAAATAG
- a CDS encoding alpha/beta hydrolase-fold protein, which yields MLAWTTFILSCSSEKDTDVTPAPAPGSGQEEGPGTGTPPETPKPSVPLPTGVTAQKVKNPKEITDFLVQLPATYNDDPNKKWPVIFFLHGMGERGDDINIIKRASLAAIAAKDANFPYILISPQCKTPSWWNIPSLEVLHAQVMSDYKVDPSRIYLTGLSMGGFGAWTWAQTKPERFAAVVPICGEGTPASACVLKDKPLWVFHNADDPTVPVKGSQDMVKALRDCGSTLVKYTENESGGHDAWTKAYSDPALFTWLNQQSKK from the coding sequence ATGTTAGCCTGGACGACGTTTATTTTAAGTTGTAGCAGCGAAAAAGACACCGACGTAACCCCTGCCCCCGCTCCCGGAAGCGGTCAGGAAGAAGGCCCTGGAACGGGTACACCACCGGAAACCCCCAAGCCTTCCGTTCCCTTGCCTACCGGCGTAACTGCGCAGAAGGTTAAGAATCCGAAAGAGATTACTGATTTCCTTGTTCAGTTGCCCGCTACTTACAATGACGATCCAAACAAAAAGTGGCCGGTGATATTCTTCCTTCATGGCATGGGAGAACGGGGTGACGACATCAACATCATCAAGCGCGCCTCACTGGCGGCGATCGCGGCCAAAGACGCGAATTTCCCCTACATCCTTATTTCGCCGCAATGCAAAACTCCCAGCTGGTGGAATATTCCGAGCCTGGAAGTACTCCACGCCCAGGTGATGAGCGATTACAAGGTGGACCCTTCCCGTATATACCTCACGGGATTGAGCATGGGCGGCTTTGGTGCCTGGACCTGGGCGCAGACAAAGCCGGAGCGTTTCGCTGCCGTGGTGCCCATCTGCGGAGAAGGTACGCCTGCAAGTGCCTGCGTCTTGAAAGACAAGCCGTTGTGGGTTTTCCATAACGCAGACGACCCTACCGTTCCCGTGAAAGGATCGCAGGATATGGTCAAGGCGCTCAGGGATTGCGGCAGCACCCTGGTGAAGTACACGGAAAATGAATCCGGCGGACACGACGCGTGGACAAAAGCCTACAGCGATCCGGCCTTGTTTACGTGGCTGAACCAGCAGTCGAAAAAATAG
- the recJ gene encoding single-stranded-DNA-specific exonuclease RecJ: MQKRWTVKKYQPSQEQQLQAALKIHPILCRLLVQRGILKFEEARHFFRPSLDDLHDPWLMKDMDKAVSRIEEAFFRREKILVYGDYDVDGTTAVATVYGFLQQLYDNIEFYIPHRYREGYGISMQGIEYARDNEFGLVIALDCGIKSIDYIAHAAEIGIDFIICDHHLPDAILPPAVAILNPKQEGCPYPYKELSGCGIGFKLISALAQKKGIPMADVYQYLDLVATSIAADIVPMTGENRVLAFHGLKQVNEVPSPGIKALLTLSNLKEKLTTSNLVFVIAPRVNAAGRMDDARKAVNLFMEKDDEKALAIAEMLHGDNQERKGIDMSITQEAVSIIQNDAGMIARKSTVLFQPHWHKGVVGIVASRLIDKYYYRPTIILTQSNDKVAGSARSVSGFNVYEAIHQCKDLLENYGGHFYAAGMTLKPENVPAFQERFEAVVSATISPDLLIPEIVIDSEVWLSDLTPAFYNILRQFEPLGPENLRPVFLARNLTDTGFSRIVKDEHIKLSVRQRNGTPFSGIGFYMADKFDFIAGKKPFDMVFTVEENEWNGNTTLQLKAIDIRPAAYA, from the coding sequence ATGCAGAAACGCTGGACAGTAAAGAAATATCAACCATCACAGGAGCAACAGCTCCAGGCAGCTTTAAAAATCCATCCCATACTATGCCGCTTACTGGTACAAAGAGGGATCCTGAAATTTGAAGAAGCCCGCCATTTCTTCAGGCCGTCGCTGGACGATCTCCACGATCCCTGGCTGATGAAGGACATGGACAAAGCAGTTTCCCGCATCGAAGAAGCATTCTTCCGCCGCGAAAAAATCCTCGTGTACGGCGATTACGATGTGGACGGCACCACCGCCGTCGCCACCGTGTACGGCTTCCTCCAACAACTGTACGACAATATCGAATTTTATATCCCACACCGCTACAGGGAAGGTTACGGCATCTCCATGCAAGGCATCGAATACGCGCGCGACAATGAATTCGGCCTGGTCATCGCGCTCGACTGCGGCATCAAATCCATCGATTATATCGCACACGCCGCGGAAATCGGTATCGATTTCATCATCTGCGACCACCACCTTCCCGATGCCATCCTGCCGCCGGCCGTTGCTATACTCAATCCCAAGCAGGAGGGCTGTCCCTACCCTTACAAGGAGCTCTCCGGCTGCGGGATCGGATTTAAACTCATCAGCGCCCTCGCCCAGAAAAAAGGCATTCCCATGGCCGATGTATACCAGTACCTCGACCTGGTTGCCACCAGCATAGCGGCCGATATCGTACCTATGACCGGCGAAAACCGCGTGCTCGCATTCCACGGCCTCAAACAGGTCAACGAAGTGCCTTCGCCCGGTATCAAAGCCCTTCTCACCCTCAGCAACCTGAAGGAAAAACTCACCACGTCCAACCTCGTATTCGTGATCGCCCCGCGCGTGAACGCTGCCGGAAGGATGGACGACGCCCGCAAAGCCGTTAACCTCTTCATGGAAAAAGATGATGAGAAAGCCCTCGCCATCGCTGAAATGCTCCATGGCGACAACCAGGAACGCAAAGGGATCGACATGAGCATCACCCAGGAGGCCGTGAGCATCATCCAAAACGACGCCGGCATGATCGCGCGGAAGTCCACCGTCCTCTTCCAGCCGCACTGGCACAAAGGCGTAGTGGGTATCGTAGCATCGCGGCTCATCGATAAATATTATTACCGGCCCACCATCATCCTCACCCAGAGCAACGACAAAGTGGCTGGCTCCGCGCGCTCCGTATCAGGGTTCAACGTGTACGAAGCCATCCACCAGTGCAAAGACCTGCTGGAAAATTACGGCGGGCACTTCTACGCCGCGGGCATGACCCTCAAACCCGAGAACGTCCCGGCCTTCCAGGAGCGCTTCGAGGCCGTGGTATCCGCTACCATCAGCCCCGACCTCCTCATTCCCGAAATCGTCATCGACTCCGAAGTGTGGCTTTCCGACCTCACACCCGCTTTCTATAATATCCTCCGCCAGTTCGAACCGCTGGGCCCCGAAAACCTGCGCCCCGTATTCCTGGCCCGTAACCTCACCGATACCGGGTTTTCCCGCATCGTGAAAGACGAGCACATCAAGCTCTCCGTCCGCCAGCGCAACGGCACCCCGTTTTCAGGCATTGGCTTCTACATGGCCGACAAATTCGACTTCATCGCCGGTAAAAAACCTTTTGACATGGTGTTTACGGTGGAAGAAAACGAATGGAACGGCAACACCACCCTACAGCTAAAAGCCATCGACATACGGCCCGCCGCCTACGCCTGA